Proteins encoded by one window of Lathyrus oleraceus cultivar Zhongwan6 chromosome 1, CAAS_Psat_ZW6_1.0, whole genome shotgun sequence:
- the LOC127091545 gene encoding probable protein arginine N-methyltransferase 1, with amino-acid sequence MDIATNNNHLRFQDADEVIEDAAETSNLDQSMGGCELDDSNDKTSANYYFDSYSHFGIHEEMLKDTVRTKTYQNVIYQNRFLFKNKVVLDVGAGTGILSLFCAKAGAEHVYAVECSDMADMAKQIVETKGYSKVITVLKGKIEELELPIPKVDIIISEWMGYCLWFENMLNSVLYARDKWLVDDGVVLPDITTLHFTAMKIKHN; translated from the coding sequence ATGGACATCGCCACCAACAACAACCATCTTCGATTCCAGGATGCTGATGAAGTTATCGAAGATGCTGCTGAAACCTCCAACCTTGACCAATCCATGGGTGGTTGCGAACTTGATGATTCAAATGACAAAACCAGCGCTAATTACTACTTTGATTCTTACTCTCACTTTGGAATTCATGAAGAAATGTTGAAGGACACTGTTAGAACCAAGACATATCAAAATGTTATTTATCAGAATAGGTTTTTATTCAAGAATAAAGTAGTTCTTGATGTTGGTGCCGGAACTGGGATTTTGTCACTATTCTGTGCCAAAGCAGGTGCAGAACATGTCTATGCCGTTGAATGCTCTGATATGGCTGACATGGCAAAGCAGATAGTCGAAACTAAAGGTTACTCTAAAGTTATAACTGTTTTGAAAGGGAAGATTGAAGAGCTTGAACTTCCTATTCCTAAAGTTGATATAATCATTTCCGAATGGATGGGATATTGCTTGTGGTTTGAGAATATGTTAAATTCTGTGCTCTATGCACGTGATAAATGGCTTGTGGATGATGGTGTTGTGCTACCTGATATAACAACCCTCCATTTTACTGCAATGAAGATAAAGCATAATTGA
- the LOC127115322 gene encoding bifunctional riboflavin biosynthesis protein RIBA 1, chloroplastic isoform X2, whose translation MQQIEAAGRGVLVYLRGHEGRGIGLGHKLRAYNLKDDGRDTVEANEELGLPVDSREYGIGAQILRDLGVQSMKLMTNNLSKYIGLIGYGLTVSATFEAIRKR comes from the exons ATGCAACAGATTGAGGCAGCCGGTAGAGGTGTACTTGTATATTTACGCGGACATGAAGGTAGGGGTATTGGATTGGGCCACAAGCTCCGTGCTTATAACCTAAAGGATGATGGGCGCGATACCGTAGAAGCCAATGAGGAGTTGGGATTGCCTGTTGACTCTAGGGAGTATGGCATTGGTGCGCAG ATACTGAGGGATCTAGGTGTTCAATCTATGAAGTTGATGACTAACAATCTATCCAAATATATTGGTCTCATAGGTTATGGTTTAACTGTTTCTG CCACTTTTGAGGCGATCAGGAAGAGATAG
- the LOC127115322 gene encoding bifunctional riboflavin biosynthesis protein RIBA 1, chloroplastic isoform X1, whose product MQQIEAAGRGVLVYLRGHEGRGIGLGHKLRAYNLKDDGRDTVEANEELGLPVDSREYGIGAQILRDLGVQSMKLMTNNLSKYIGLIGYGLTVSGRIPCYDSPQQQQEQKLPLHLSLPPQLL is encoded by the exons ATGCAACAGATTGAGGCAGCCGGTAGAGGTGTACTTGTATATTTACGCGGACATGAAGGTAGGGGTATTGGATTGGGCCACAAGCTCCGTGCTTATAACCTAAAGGATGATGGGCGCGATACCGTAGAAGCCAATGAGGAGTTGGGATTGCCTGTTGACTCTAGGGAGTATGGCATTGGTGCGCAG ATACTGAGGGATCTAGGTGTTCAATCTATGAAGTTGATGACTAACAATCTATCCAAATATATTGGTCTCATAGGTTATGGTTTAACTGTTTCTGGTAGGATCCCATGCTATGATTCACCGCAGCAGCAGCAAGAGCAGAAGCTTCCTCTGCATTTATCCTTGCCTCCTCAGCTTTTGTAA